AAGCGAGTTCGTCATCGGCACTCGGGGAAGTCTGCTGGCTCGGTCGCAGACCGAGTTGGTGGCTGCGGCGCTGCGCTCAGCCTTCGGCGACGTGGCGTTCCGGGTGGTAACGGTGCGAACCTCGGGCGACGCGATCGCCGATCAGGCACTGCACGCGGTTGGCGGTAAGGGCTTATTT
Above is a window of Phycisphaerae bacterium DNA encoding:
- a CDS encoding hydroxymethylbilane synthase; the protein is MKSEFVIGTRGSLLARSQTELVAAALRSAFGDVAFRVVTVRTSGDAIADQALHAVGGKGLFTKELEDALADRRIDLAVHSLKDLPTQFPRGLVLGAVPTR